In Oncorhynchus gorbuscha isolate QuinsamMale2020 ecotype Even-year linkage group LG08, OgorEven_v1.0, whole genome shotgun sequence, one genomic interval encodes:
- the plppr4a gene encoding phospholipid phosphatase-related protein type 4 isoform X2 gives MCLCCTAMKLELPILASSVVSLYFLELTDVFKPVRSGYSCNDRSLSMPYIEPAQEAIPFLILFSLAFAGPAATIMIGEGILYCCLSRKKSGVKTEANINAAGCNFNSYIRRAVRFVGVHVFGLCITALITDIIQLSTGYHAPYFLTVCKPNYTILNMTCDDSSFIIEDICSDGADPAVINSGRKSFPSQHATLAAFAAVYISMYFNATLTESSKLLKPLLVFSFIMGGIICGLTRIIQFKNHAIDVYCGFLIGGGIAVYLGLYAVGNFQPSEDTSRQQPQPPPLREPPRSNTVPNVSQNAGRHLQPNSLNSMNSLNSVSTADGLTAAHPETILTRVPSCRESSSLNNLKRASADLECITPTSPMGKQDCLVTFNSSTLPRSHGGSLPEEHRVPRRHASIHSSMDSTRSKQLLSQWKSKNENRKLSLQVMDSGVVVGRHHSTSSSSSPQRTMELRCSSEPSAMGLEAELRAQGHIPAQYMKLAASTVPLSNHLPHNGGSSGLAGGARVSIQSRPGSSQLVHIPEETQEHVNSGTSSREDEDDDDREDNYGGGGIPGGGGSVRSKWLKEGAPCRTNSLTNQPRIMQVITMSKQQGLLQHGSPKSSEDGSVVSCTGSIQYKALMDQEAGQGIVRVEAHPENKPVIKPPDGSGSWRWKPQEQRGSIRQAFELNDLNRDTESCDSLKDGYGSFDGRRSQTGTDTGSDHGGVSGGGGHPHVHHPHYHHHHHPHQGITTIRVTPVEGLGGGSEAASETLSIASSRESTLRRKGNIILLPDRGQSPDNSRNYFKGTSPTPPPTLGLAYRE, from the exons ATGTGTTTGTGTTGTACAGCAATGAAATTGGAG cttcccATCCTGGCCTCCTCTGTGGTCAGTCTGTATTTTCTGGAGCTGACAGATGTGTTCAAACCGGTGCGGTCAGGTTACAGCTGCAATGACCGAAGTCTGAGCATGCCCTACATCGAGCCCGCTCAGGAGGCCATCCCCTTCCTTATTCTCTTCAGTCTGGCCTTCGCTGGACCTGCAGCCACG ATAATGATAGGAGAAGGTATCCTGTATTGCTGTCTGTCCAGGAAAAAGAGTGGGGTCAAAACAGAGGCCAATATCAACGCAGCCGGCTGCAATTTCAACTCGTATATACGGCGAGCTGTTCGGTTTGTTG gGGTCCATGTATTTGGCTTATGCATCACGGCTCTCATCACTGACATCATCCAGCTGTCGACGGGTTACCACGCCCCCTACTTCCTGACAGTGTGTAAACCCAACTACACCATACTCAACATGACCTGTGACGACAGCTCCTTCATCATAGAGGACATCTGTTCTGATGGAGCAGACCCAGCCGTCATCAACTCTGGCAG GAAGTCCTTTCCCTCGCAGCATGCTACTCTGGCTGCCTTCGCTGCTGTCTATATCTCT atgTACTTCAACGCGACGTTGACAGAATCCTCCAAGCTGCTGAAGCCCCTGTTGGTCTTCTCCTTCATCATGGGTGGCATCATCTGTGGGCTGACCCGCATCATCCAGTTCAAGAACCACGCCATCGACGTCTACTGTGGCTTCCTCATCGGAGGAGGGATCGCCGTCTACCTG gGTCTGTATGCAGTGGGTAACTTCCAGCCCAGTGAGGACACATCCAGACAGCAACCCCAGCCTCCCCCGCTCCGAGAGCCCCCCAGGAGCAACACTGTGCCCAACGTCAGCCAGAATGCAGGTCGCCACCTGCAGCCCAACAGCCTCAACAGCATGAACAGCCTAAATAGCGTGAGCACCGCGGACGGCCTCACCGCGGCCCACCCTGAGACCATCCTGACCCGGGTGCCCTCCTGCCGCGAGTCCAGCTCCCTGAATAATCTGAAGAGGGCCAGCGCCGATTTGGAGTGCATCACCCCGACGAGTCCCATGGGTAAACAGGACTGTCTGGTGACCTTTAACAGTAGCACGTTACCCAGGTCACATGGTGGCTCACTACCTGAGGAGCACCGCGTCCCTCGCCGCCACGCCAGCATCCACTCCTCCATGGACTCCACGCGCTCCAAGCAGCTGCTGTCTCAGTGGAAGAGCAAGAACGAGAACCGGAAGCTCTCTCTTCAGGTGATGGACAGCGGGGTGGTTGTGGGACGCCACCATtcaacatcctcctcctcctcgcctcAGAGGACCATGGAGCTGAGGTGCAGCTCTGAGCCATCCGCCATGGGCCTGGAGGCAGAGCTCCGTGCTCAGGGACACATCCCTGCCCAGTACATGAAGCTGGCAGCCAGCACCGTGCCACTGTCCAACCACCTCCCCCACAACGGGGGCAGCAGCGGCCTGGCAGGGGGGGCCCGCGTGTCCATCCAGTCCCGGCCAGGCTCCTCCCAGCTCGTCCACATCCCAGAGGAGACACAGGAGCACGTTAACAGCGGCACCTCCAGTAGGGAGGACGAGGATGATGACGACAGGGAGGATAACTATGGCGGCGGTGGGATTCCTGGTGGGGGAGGCTCGGTTCGCTCCAAGTGGCTGAAGGAGGGCGCCCCCTGCAGGACTAACAGTCTAACTAACCAGCCACGCATCATGCAGGTCATCACCATGTCCAAGCAGCAGGGTCTGCTCCAGCACGGCAGCCCCAAGAGCTCCGAGGACGGCAGCGTGGTCAGCTGCACAGGCTCCATCCAGTACAAGGCCCTGATGGACCAGGAGGCCGGCCAGGGGATCGTGAGGGTGGAGGCCCATCCAGAGAACAAGCCTGTGATCAAGCCTCCGGACGGCAGTGGCTCCTGGAGGTGGAAGCCCCAGGAGCAGCGTGGCAGCATCCGCCAGGCCTTCGAGCTCAACGACCTCAACCGCGACACGGAGAGCTGCGACTCGCTCAAGGACGGCTACGGCTCCTTCGATGGCAGGAGGAGCCAGACAGGCACCGACACCGGCAGCGACCATGGCGGTGTCAGCGGGGGAGGTGGTCACCCACACGTGCACCAccctcactaccaccaccaccaccacccccaccaagGCATCACCACCATCCGTGTGACCCCTGTggagggactaggaggaggaAGCGAGGCCGCCTCCGAGACCCTCTCCATCGCCTCCAGCAGGGAGTCCACCCTGCGGAGAAAAGGCAACATCATCCTGCTCCCGGATAGAGGTCAGAGTCCAGACAACTCCAGAAACTATTTCAAAGGGACCTCCCCCACACCGCCCCCCACCCTGGGACTGGCCTATAGAGAGTGA
- the plppr4a gene encoding phospholipid phosphatase-related protein type 4 isoform X1, whose translation MSAKERLKGKVTKDSVTLLPCFYFVELPILASSVVSLYFLELTDVFKPVRSGYSCNDRSLSMPYIEPAQEAIPFLILFSLAFAGPAATIMIGEGILYCCLSRKKSGVKTEANINAAGCNFNSYIRRAVRFVGVHVFGLCITALITDIIQLSTGYHAPYFLTVCKPNYTILNMTCDDSSFIIEDICSDGADPAVINSGRKSFPSQHATLAAFAAVYISMYFNATLTESSKLLKPLLVFSFIMGGIICGLTRIIQFKNHAIDVYCGFLIGGGIAVYLGLYAVGNFQPSEDTSRQQPQPPPLREPPRSNTVPNVSQNAGRHLQPNSLNSMNSLNSVSTADGLTAAHPETILTRVPSCRESSSLNNLKRASADLECITPTSPMGKQDCLVTFNSSTLPRSHGGSLPEEHRVPRRHASIHSSMDSTRSKQLLSQWKSKNENRKLSLQVMDSGVVVGRHHSTSSSSSPQRTMELRCSSEPSAMGLEAELRAQGHIPAQYMKLAASTVPLSNHLPHNGGSSGLAGGARVSIQSRPGSSQLVHIPEETQEHVNSGTSSREDEDDDDREDNYGGGGIPGGGGSVRSKWLKEGAPCRTNSLTNQPRIMQVITMSKQQGLLQHGSPKSSEDGSVVSCTGSIQYKALMDQEAGQGIVRVEAHPENKPVIKPPDGSGSWRWKPQEQRGSIRQAFELNDLNRDTESCDSLKDGYGSFDGRRSQTGTDTGSDHGGVSGGGGHPHVHHPHYHHHHHPHQGITTIRVTPVEGLGGGSEAASETLSIASSRESTLRRKGNIILLPDRGQSPDNSRNYFKGTSPTPPPTLGLAYRE comes from the exons ATGTCTGCAAAAGAGAGATTAAAAGGAAAGGTGACCAAAGACAGCGTTACCTTACTGCCATGTTTCTATTTCGTTGAG cttcccATCCTGGCCTCCTCTGTGGTCAGTCTGTATTTTCTGGAGCTGACAGATGTGTTCAAACCGGTGCGGTCAGGTTACAGCTGCAATGACCGAAGTCTGAGCATGCCCTACATCGAGCCCGCTCAGGAGGCCATCCCCTTCCTTATTCTCTTCAGTCTGGCCTTCGCTGGACCTGCAGCCACG ATAATGATAGGAGAAGGTATCCTGTATTGCTGTCTGTCCAGGAAAAAGAGTGGGGTCAAAACAGAGGCCAATATCAACGCAGCCGGCTGCAATTTCAACTCGTATATACGGCGAGCTGTTCGGTTTGTTG gGGTCCATGTATTTGGCTTATGCATCACGGCTCTCATCACTGACATCATCCAGCTGTCGACGGGTTACCACGCCCCCTACTTCCTGACAGTGTGTAAACCCAACTACACCATACTCAACATGACCTGTGACGACAGCTCCTTCATCATAGAGGACATCTGTTCTGATGGAGCAGACCCAGCCGTCATCAACTCTGGCAG GAAGTCCTTTCCCTCGCAGCATGCTACTCTGGCTGCCTTCGCTGCTGTCTATATCTCT atgTACTTCAACGCGACGTTGACAGAATCCTCCAAGCTGCTGAAGCCCCTGTTGGTCTTCTCCTTCATCATGGGTGGCATCATCTGTGGGCTGACCCGCATCATCCAGTTCAAGAACCACGCCATCGACGTCTACTGTGGCTTCCTCATCGGAGGAGGGATCGCCGTCTACCTG gGTCTGTATGCAGTGGGTAACTTCCAGCCCAGTGAGGACACATCCAGACAGCAACCCCAGCCTCCCCCGCTCCGAGAGCCCCCCAGGAGCAACACTGTGCCCAACGTCAGCCAGAATGCAGGTCGCCACCTGCAGCCCAACAGCCTCAACAGCATGAACAGCCTAAATAGCGTGAGCACCGCGGACGGCCTCACCGCGGCCCACCCTGAGACCATCCTGACCCGGGTGCCCTCCTGCCGCGAGTCCAGCTCCCTGAATAATCTGAAGAGGGCCAGCGCCGATTTGGAGTGCATCACCCCGACGAGTCCCATGGGTAAACAGGACTGTCTGGTGACCTTTAACAGTAGCACGTTACCCAGGTCACATGGTGGCTCACTACCTGAGGAGCACCGCGTCCCTCGCCGCCACGCCAGCATCCACTCCTCCATGGACTCCACGCGCTCCAAGCAGCTGCTGTCTCAGTGGAAGAGCAAGAACGAGAACCGGAAGCTCTCTCTTCAGGTGATGGACAGCGGGGTGGTTGTGGGACGCCACCATtcaacatcctcctcctcctcgcctcAGAGGACCATGGAGCTGAGGTGCAGCTCTGAGCCATCCGCCATGGGCCTGGAGGCAGAGCTCCGTGCTCAGGGACACATCCCTGCCCAGTACATGAAGCTGGCAGCCAGCACCGTGCCACTGTCCAACCACCTCCCCCACAACGGGGGCAGCAGCGGCCTGGCAGGGGGGGCCCGCGTGTCCATCCAGTCCCGGCCAGGCTCCTCCCAGCTCGTCCACATCCCAGAGGAGACACAGGAGCACGTTAACAGCGGCACCTCCAGTAGGGAGGACGAGGATGATGACGACAGGGAGGATAACTATGGCGGCGGTGGGATTCCTGGTGGGGGAGGCTCGGTTCGCTCCAAGTGGCTGAAGGAGGGCGCCCCCTGCAGGACTAACAGTCTAACTAACCAGCCACGCATCATGCAGGTCATCACCATGTCCAAGCAGCAGGGTCTGCTCCAGCACGGCAGCCCCAAGAGCTCCGAGGACGGCAGCGTGGTCAGCTGCACAGGCTCCATCCAGTACAAGGCCCTGATGGACCAGGAGGCCGGCCAGGGGATCGTGAGGGTGGAGGCCCATCCAGAGAACAAGCCTGTGATCAAGCCTCCGGACGGCAGTGGCTCCTGGAGGTGGAAGCCCCAGGAGCAGCGTGGCAGCATCCGCCAGGCCTTCGAGCTCAACGACCTCAACCGCGACACGGAGAGCTGCGACTCGCTCAAGGACGGCTACGGCTCCTTCGATGGCAGGAGGAGCCAGACAGGCACCGACACCGGCAGCGACCATGGCGGTGTCAGCGGGGGAGGTGGTCACCCACACGTGCACCAccctcactaccaccaccaccaccacccccaccaagGCATCACCACCATCCGTGTGACCCCTGTggagggactaggaggaggaAGCGAGGCCGCCTCCGAGACCCTCTCCATCGCCTCCAGCAGGGAGTCCACCCTGCGGAGAAAAGGCAACATCATCCTGCTCCCGGATAGAGGTCAGAGTCCAGACAACTCCAGAAACTATTTCAAAGGGACCTCCCCCACACCGCCCCCCACCCTGGGACTGGCCTATAGAGAGTGA
- the plppr4a gene encoding phospholipid phosphatase-related protein type 4 isoform X3 codes for MPYIEPAQEAIPFLILFSLAFAGPAATIMIGEGILYCCLSRKKSGVKTEANINAAGCNFNSYIRRAVRFVGVHVFGLCITALITDIIQLSTGYHAPYFLTVCKPNYTILNMTCDDSSFIIEDICSDGADPAVINSGRKSFPSQHATLAAFAAVYISMYFNATLTESSKLLKPLLVFSFIMGGIICGLTRIIQFKNHAIDVYCGFLIGGGIAVYLGLYAVGNFQPSEDTSRQQPQPPPLREPPRSNTVPNVSQNAGRHLQPNSLNSMNSLNSVSTADGLTAAHPETILTRVPSCRESSSLNNLKRASADLECITPTSPMGKQDCLVTFNSSTLPRSHGGSLPEEHRVPRRHASIHSSMDSTRSKQLLSQWKSKNENRKLSLQVMDSGVVVGRHHSTSSSSSPQRTMELRCSSEPSAMGLEAELRAQGHIPAQYMKLAASTVPLSNHLPHNGGSSGLAGGARVSIQSRPGSSQLVHIPEETQEHVNSGTSSREDEDDDDREDNYGGGGIPGGGGSVRSKWLKEGAPCRTNSLTNQPRIMQVITMSKQQGLLQHGSPKSSEDGSVVSCTGSIQYKALMDQEAGQGIVRVEAHPENKPVIKPPDGSGSWRWKPQEQRGSIRQAFELNDLNRDTESCDSLKDGYGSFDGRRSQTGTDTGSDHGGVSGGGGHPHVHHPHYHHHHHPHQGITTIRVTPVEGLGGGSEAASETLSIASSRESTLRRKGNIILLPDRGQSPDNSRNYFKGTSPTPPPTLGLAYRE; via the exons ATGCCCTACATCGAGCCCGCTCAGGAGGCCATCCCCTTCCTTATTCTCTTCAGTCTGGCCTTCGCTGGACCTGCAGCCACG ATAATGATAGGAGAAGGTATCCTGTATTGCTGTCTGTCCAGGAAAAAGAGTGGGGTCAAAACAGAGGCCAATATCAACGCAGCCGGCTGCAATTTCAACTCGTATATACGGCGAGCTGTTCGGTTTGTTG gGGTCCATGTATTTGGCTTATGCATCACGGCTCTCATCACTGACATCATCCAGCTGTCGACGGGTTACCACGCCCCCTACTTCCTGACAGTGTGTAAACCCAACTACACCATACTCAACATGACCTGTGACGACAGCTCCTTCATCATAGAGGACATCTGTTCTGATGGAGCAGACCCAGCCGTCATCAACTCTGGCAG GAAGTCCTTTCCCTCGCAGCATGCTACTCTGGCTGCCTTCGCTGCTGTCTATATCTCT atgTACTTCAACGCGACGTTGACAGAATCCTCCAAGCTGCTGAAGCCCCTGTTGGTCTTCTCCTTCATCATGGGTGGCATCATCTGTGGGCTGACCCGCATCATCCAGTTCAAGAACCACGCCATCGACGTCTACTGTGGCTTCCTCATCGGAGGAGGGATCGCCGTCTACCTG gGTCTGTATGCAGTGGGTAACTTCCAGCCCAGTGAGGACACATCCAGACAGCAACCCCAGCCTCCCCCGCTCCGAGAGCCCCCCAGGAGCAACACTGTGCCCAACGTCAGCCAGAATGCAGGTCGCCACCTGCAGCCCAACAGCCTCAACAGCATGAACAGCCTAAATAGCGTGAGCACCGCGGACGGCCTCACCGCGGCCCACCCTGAGACCATCCTGACCCGGGTGCCCTCCTGCCGCGAGTCCAGCTCCCTGAATAATCTGAAGAGGGCCAGCGCCGATTTGGAGTGCATCACCCCGACGAGTCCCATGGGTAAACAGGACTGTCTGGTGACCTTTAACAGTAGCACGTTACCCAGGTCACATGGTGGCTCACTACCTGAGGAGCACCGCGTCCCTCGCCGCCACGCCAGCATCCACTCCTCCATGGACTCCACGCGCTCCAAGCAGCTGCTGTCTCAGTGGAAGAGCAAGAACGAGAACCGGAAGCTCTCTCTTCAGGTGATGGACAGCGGGGTGGTTGTGGGACGCCACCATtcaacatcctcctcctcctcgcctcAGAGGACCATGGAGCTGAGGTGCAGCTCTGAGCCATCCGCCATGGGCCTGGAGGCAGAGCTCCGTGCTCAGGGACACATCCCTGCCCAGTACATGAAGCTGGCAGCCAGCACCGTGCCACTGTCCAACCACCTCCCCCACAACGGGGGCAGCAGCGGCCTGGCAGGGGGGGCCCGCGTGTCCATCCAGTCCCGGCCAGGCTCCTCCCAGCTCGTCCACATCCCAGAGGAGACACAGGAGCACGTTAACAGCGGCACCTCCAGTAGGGAGGACGAGGATGATGACGACAGGGAGGATAACTATGGCGGCGGTGGGATTCCTGGTGGGGGAGGCTCGGTTCGCTCCAAGTGGCTGAAGGAGGGCGCCCCCTGCAGGACTAACAGTCTAACTAACCAGCCACGCATCATGCAGGTCATCACCATGTCCAAGCAGCAGGGTCTGCTCCAGCACGGCAGCCCCAAGAGCTCCGAGGACGGCAGCGTGGTCAGCTGCACAGGCTCCATCCAGTACAAGGCCCTGATGGACCAGGAGGCCGGCCAGGGGATCGTGAGGGTGGAGGCCCATCCAGAGAACAAGCCTGTGATCAAGCCTCCGGACGGCAGTGGCTCCTGGAGGTGGAAGCCCCAGGAGCAGCGTGGCAGCATCCGCCAGGCCTTCGAGCTCAACGACCTCAACCGCGACACGGAGAGCTGCGACTCGCTCAAGGACGGCTACGGCTCCTTCGATGGCAGGAGGAGCCAGACAGGCACCGACACCGGCAGCGACCATGGCGGTGTCAGCGGGGGAGGTGGTCACCCACACGTGCACCAccctcactaccaccaccaccaccacccccaccaagGCATCACCACCATCCGTGTGACCCCTGTggagggactaggaggaggaAGCGAGGCCGCCTCCGAGACCCTCTCCATCGCCTCCAGCAGGGAGTCCACCCTGCGGAGAAAAGGCAACATCATCCTGCTCCCGGATAGAGGTCAGAGTCCAGACAACTCCAGAAACTATTTCAAAGGGACCTCCCCCACACCGCCCCCCACCCTGGGACTGGCCTATAGAGAGTGA